Sequence from the Miscanthus floridulus cultivar M001 chromosome 16, ASM1932011v1, whole genome shotgun sequence genome:
GTTAATGCCCGTGGCGACCAACCACTTCACACAAAACAAGGTGTGCAGCACAGTTTTGCTACGAAGCCTTTAcatagcctgttcggttggctggttcatttctttgctggttcgtgaagaagtactgctggctgatttgtgtgagagaaaaatactgttccggctagaaatttacgatcgtttacgttCGTTTcaccccagccgaacaggctgacaaGGAGTCTCTCAACACACACTAGACCCTACGGTACTACCCAGCGGCCGATGATGATCGCTAAGGCTACCCACCTCTCCCATACACCGCCCTGGCACTTCCCTCTAGGCCGACTAACCATCTCATCTAGCAGTGTTGAGAGCCTACCAATTATTCAGCTAAGCCATACCCATGTTCTGGTCCCATGGTTGCACTGTTGTCCTTGGTGGTCGCTCCACGAACTGGTCCTTACTAGGGACACTGGAGCAAGATCAGGGAAATAACACACCACCATGAACACATCACTGGTAGCACTCTGAACCGAACCAACAATCCACTTGCTCAAGGCCCtatattccatgttgctaaaaattaaCATGTTAAACCATTAACCCACGTGAGATCGAATAGTCATTTGTATGATATACCAGTCCCAAACCATCCCAAGAACACGCTAGCATGGTATCTATGACGACAAGGACGATATGGAAAATACTAGGTAAAAGCTAACAATAGGTTGCAAATTAATTAAGCATGCATAAATGATAGAAAGAATAGGTACAAAATACTTCAAGGAACACTTGCCTTCCTCTTGATATTGCTGCTGCTCAAAGGTGTTGAACTCTTGATCCTGGAGGTTCACGTACTGCGAGTCGTCTACACGCATCAATCATCACACGAGCAACATTACATGCAAGCAAGATATATACTAACATCAGTACACCAAACATCAACAAAGCACAGTGAAACATGCATAAACAGATAGTACACATCGAGTCGGTCATTTTGATATAAAATTCGTCAAATTTGGATTTAGAATGAACAAGTTATGCCTCTTTTAAGTTTACAGGGACTTAATTGCAGTGAAATAAAGATAACAGGGGCTATTTCGTAAGTTATCATAGAAACAGAAATAAATCAAGTTAATTTTTGTAAAACCGAGGGTTCTATATGCAAATTAACATTATCCAGTTAATAAAACTATTAAAACAATTCTAAATTGATTTACTGCACAAGCATGAcgtcatattttttttaaaaatattttataaAATCAATCAATTAATAAAATAAATCGAAAAAAGCTAGATGGATCCAGGCCCTTGATCTAAGCATCAACTGCCATGGTTCATGCAGGGCTTAAACCCGCCAACGGCTTGGCCGGTGGCCGGCGCacggtggtgccatggccggGCTTGGCCGGCTGGGGCTCCCggcggcggagctcgccgacgagCAGTGGAAACGGGGGCGCACGATGCGGCGGACCCACCTTGGGCCTCACCTCACACAGACAAACGGCAGCGAGAGCAAGCGATGGCAAGGCGGCAACGACGGGGTTCGGCAGTTGCCCGAGCTCGCAAAGGCGAACGGTGGACGGCGTGGAATGGTCCAACGGTGTCGATGCAGCTCCACGGACGGCATCCCGGGGCTCCTTCTCGACGGCGGGCGAGCACGGCGCGGATCGGCGTTGGGGCTTGGAGCTCGGcgaatggcggcggcggcgctagggttcgcGAAGGAGCGGCGCTGCGCATGCTTTGGGTCGGCGGAAAGGAGGGCACGATGCCGGGGCTCTCCACAAGCCCCAAGATATGCCGTTGTtaaatatttttgaaaactttCATTAATTGAATCTTATAAAAATCTTGCTATTGAGAAGTTCGAGGATCATAACTTCCAAATGACTTTCCGACATCATTATGAAAAAGGCGTAAGTGAATATGTACAATTACCTTGTCCCGCTGGACTGTATCTGACATCGAAATACAGCTTTCTGTCTCATTCAGCTGGTCAATGATTTCCCTTATTTCAGGtctcatctttctatttttctcTGCACATTTCAATCCTATCTCAACGCATTTCTCCACTTGTTTGCAATATGCTTCTAGTAAGGAATCTTTGTATTTTTGACATAACATTGCTCTCCATTTCTTTTGAGCCTGCGAAATTGGAATTTAGAGGTGGACTGATATTGTGCAAACGTATATCATAGCCTAGTTTTTTTTTGTTAGAAGATATTAATTGCCCATGACATAAAGCATTTCTTACTTGATCAATAAATTCTGGGTGAGGCGTGTCATCAATTTCCAGATAGCATTTAGGCCCTGTCACCAACTCCAGTACTACGACACCCATGCTGAATATGTCGAACTTTTCTGAGACGTGGTTTCTGTCCACAAACTCTGGTGGACGGTATCCCCTGGACGGCATCAAATACAACAATTTATTTTAAGCTCTTTTTTGTTTGTTAGTCCCTCCGTATCCAAATATTTGTCACCATTGACTTTTGGTCACGAGTTTGACCGCTCATCTTATTCAAAAAAATTTATAAGTTTCATTTATCTTATGTATGGATAATTTCATCATCTAAAATATTTTAAGCATAGCTTATATTTTGTATGTTTGCACAAAAATTTTAAATAAGACGAGCGATTAAACTCGTGACAAAAAGTCAACGGCGGCAAATACTACTAAAGCAAGCATTCCTACCAAACACTGGACTTACCGTGTTCCGTAGGAGCTGTCTGTGGTTCTGGTTAATCTTTCATGGAAGACCTTGGACAAACCGAAATCTGCaagttttgcccccaccacctcATCTAGCAATATGTTGCCAGGTTTTATGTCCAAATGGTAAAATGCTTCTCCCAGTTCCAGATGAATGTATTTTATTGCCTCAAAAATCCCCTTAATGATTTTGTAACATGTATGCCAGTCAAGATTATAGAAACCATCTGTTAGATGTAAACAAATAGATTATCAatcaaatgaaaatatgcaaaACTACTTCTCTTCAATTGCATACTAGCATTGTCGCTTTGGATCAGGTCTTAGTACCTGATAGATAATCTTTAAGGCTCCCCTTGGGTAAATACTCCAAGCAGAGAACTCTGTATATCTTGAAAACTTCAACTAAACGTCCCTGGTGCAATTCATTTAACTTTTTTTCCTCATAGCAATAGCCAACAATCTTGACAATATGTGGATGATGAACCCTTGTAAGGTTGTCAAACTCGGTTTTGAAATTAAAATCATCACGTGCTGGACTTGAATCATGAAATTTCTTCACAGCAACCTTATCCCCATTAGGCATTGTTCCCTATTTAAGGTAAGGAGTAATTTCCACATAACTGTACTAAATATTTCACAGAACTTTTAGCGACACTAGTAATGATCTTACCAGATAAACCGCACCATATGAGCCCGAGCCAATTTGGTTCTCCTTCGAGAAACCACCAGTTATGGATTCTAATAGTTCATATGTGAGTACTTGTGGTGGCTCCATGGTTATGTATTCCGTTATTTGTTATATAGTTGCTATTGTCCTGCGTTCCCTAGAGTACTTCTTTGTCACCACCTGGTTCCCTAGAGTAGTTCTTTTGTCACCACCTGCTCAGCGAGGCTGCTGCAACTATACATAGCCAAAGAAGAAGAACAGTTACCAACTTAACATAACTCATGCTAGAGTAGCAAGACGATGGGGCCGGGTGGAGGCTCTAGTTTATGTCAGCAGCAAAACGGGTTCAGCACGTGAGTATATGATTAATCAGGTGTGAAGATTAAGTATGGAACCTTAACAAGGTGTTTGGTTTGAGGTATTAACCGATccttcatgagatgtccatcaTCATGGCATGGTAGGGTTCTATTAATGTTTTCACCAATGTCACTAGGAATTTCTTCGTCCCAAGAATGATGTTCCCATTCCAGGAACACTGGAACATTTTCGTTCCTGCCTTATCTTAAGGCTTTCCATAATCTATCCCATTCCTTTGACCCCGGCAACACGAGACCTTGGTGGCCACAGGGACAacactcagcctgttcgcttggtcgtatttggcttataagccatgacttatcagtcaacaaacagtatttttctctcatatcaaatcaatcaacagtactttcaatcaTGACCTTTAAGCTAAATTGGTCCAAACAAACTGGCCGACTATCCCTAGCCTTTTGTACTAACCACGTGCCTATGAGCGAGCAAAAAAAATTCGGTAGGAGCAATCATATGCTTTACATAgagggtgtttagttgggtgaattttggattttgggttactgtagcacttttatttttatttggtaattagtgtccaatcatggtttaattaggctcaaaacgttcgtctcgtaatttccaaccgaactgtgtaattagtttttttttcctacatttaatgctccatgtacgtatcgcaagattcgttataataggtactgtagcacctttttttttagaatttgacCTGCCAACTAAACACACGCACAGTTCGTCATCGAACCACACCTCTGTGAGTGCAGGCCAGATAACAGGTCCTACTACTGAACCTACTCTTAGGCGACACCTCAAACGGCTTTGAGATTTAGGGTTCAGAGCTGAGTAGGATAAGACATAGAACCTAGGGTCAAATCTGCACGTATTTGTATCATCCGGTGTTTCCATTTGGTCCATGTAGTAATAAATCTATACCTATTAATAAAGTGGCAAAATTTCCAGCCATCTTTTTTGGTCCATCCATTTTTTTCGTCCATCTCCGCCCTAGCTACCGGTAGTCGAGAGTTTCTTCTGTCTTGACTTATATGACCCTACATAGTTATGATAAATAGATCTCTCCGAGCCTGAATAGGAATATGAATCCTAATTGAAATagaaaataaattagaaaaaaatCTTATTTTACTTTCTATGTAGCAAAGCGTCTTTTTCAACTGGGCTTTTTACTTCATATAAATAGATCTTATGAGGATGTTCGGCTGGTACACTTTCAGCTTCAACTTATTTTCTCCACATAACACTATTCAACCATCGAAGCCATCCGAAATTCACCGTGCTCTGCAGCCCACCGTATTGCATTGATGCCCGCAAATTCAAAAAAACGAACGGTACGCTGCAACCTGTCAAGTACTCCGCCTCCGGCATGCCTTGTCGCGGCCCTGTTGCATCTTGCTTCGCCTCGGCCATTGGCCATGCTGGACGCATGTATTTGGCAAGGGGACTTGCTGGATGCATGTACTTCTCGTTTCCAACAGTGCCTGAATTTTCTTCGTCAGACAAAATAGAACGCCGCACATGGAGAGCAGAATCCGACAGCAGGGGGCCTCGCTGGCAGGGAAATCTGTGCGCACGGTAGAGTGCGCCTGCTATGGGGTCGCGGGCatgtttaggccccgtttagtttccaaaaaattttgcatagtacccatcacatcaaatcttacggcacatgcatggagtactaaatgtagacgaaaaaaaactaattgcacagttagatgagaaatcacgagacgaaacttttgaacctaattagtccataattagatactaattaccaaataaaaacgaaagtgctacagtacccaaaacccaaaaatttttggatctaaacacaCCCTTAGTTCACTCCAAAATGTCAAAATTTTTAAGATTTCtagtcacatcgaatctttagacgcatgtataaagtattaaatataaataaaaaataaaactaattacatagtttagacgaaatctacgaaacgaatcttttaagcctaattagactatgattggacagtaattaccaaataacaataaaaatactacagtgtcgttttgccaaaattttcggtAACTAAACTGGGCCTAAACTGGGCCTAAAGAACTAAAGAACTAGGAGAGGGAGGTGCGGCGCAAGGCCACCGGAGATCGCACGCGCTGTGGAGCCTGCCGATGGCGAGTACAAGGGGTCGCCGCGCAGCCAGCGTGTCGAGTGGGAGTCGCGGGAGAGGATAGGGATCCAAATGAGTGGCTCTTTTTTTTTGCAAGCACAGTAAAATTCCTCTTAAAAGTTAAAATTAAAGTTGTTCTATATTTAAGTTTAAATACTTTTACTTTTGTGGTTTGCAACCGGACAAAAAAGTTGTAATGGTGGTATTTTAAATTGACACAGGCTTAATAGAACATTATTATATTATTGCcaacattaacttatattatagatGTAGGTcattataaaataaattatagacttaaaatttataaaaaaaatgataAATCATAAATAGATATGTATTATTTTTGTCATTGTTTTTCATTGACATCTGGTAGGTTTTTCtcctgttgcaacgcacgggcaaatTTGCTAGTATAGCTAAATTGCaaaaactttgataaagtttatCCAAATTGAAACCTAAAAGATCAAATTTAGTTGAAATCCTCACAAACTTACCTCAAGTTCAGTTGAAGAACACTTCTTAGTAAGTTTTTGGGAAACTTGTCAAAGTAAGTTTTCAAAAAATCTTTTTTACACAAATTTCATGTGAAAAAAAGGAAAAGTGACTAAAACAGAGGAGTGGTGGGTCCAGCCTAAAACCCACTGGGTGGAGTAGACTTTAATACGACAATATATACTAATGGGATAAAAATTTTCATGGACAGCAAGAGAAACAAAATCCCATATATTAGATCATCAACACAACTGCTGCCAGATAATAACCAAATCAAGAAATTAACAAATAATAATATGCCCTTCAGAAATAACCAATTCCAACTTCCAAGATTAGAGAG
This genomic interval carries:
- the LOC136513864 gene encoding probable leucine-rich repeat receptor-like protein kinase At5g49770 yields the protein MEPPQVLTYELLESITGGFSKENQIGSGSYGAVYLGTMPNGDKVAVKKFHDSSPARDDFNFKTEFDNLTRVHHPHIVKIVGYCYEEKKLNELHQGRLVEVFKIYRVLCLEYLPKGSLKDYLSDGFYNLDWHTCYKIIKGIFEAIKYIHLELGEAFYHLDIKPGNILLDEVVGAKLADFGLSKVFHERLTRTTDSSYGTRGYRPPEFVDRNHVSEKFDIFSMGVVVLELVTGPKCYLEIDDTPHPEFIDQAQKKWRAMLCQKYKDSLLEAYCKQVEKCVEIGLKCAEKNRKMRPEIREIIDQLNETESCISMSDTVQRDKTTRST